The following proteins are encoded in a genomic region of Acidimicrobiia bacterium:
- a CDS encoding LytR family transcriptional regulator — translation MTPASSPRARPRPWFQRLVLALGVGIVGTLVGVALVAGYVGIRFGQIGRVDNIDLQSAAAGEPANYLIVGTDSRAGLDASDPDAGSFLGDAGCNCTDTIMVVRVDPNEGTASILSFPRDLYLPIAGSGKTARINTAHGQGVQVLIDTIEENFDIPINHYAEIDFVGFEELVDAVGGVPMWFDAPVRDSHTGLSIPGAKCQVLDGQTARRFVRSRYLQYRDADGQWTTDGTADLGRITRQQIFIRRAVAKAVSKGLTNPVTLNTLVGAGVSSVQLDGGLSAGDLLGLGKKFARFNAEDLEGFAIPSHPKTTSGGAMVEIPDMREAEPYLNIFRGLPIGTVTPGVIDVTVLNGSGVTGRAADAAGALQKVGFTITDIDTYSRSDVGRTTVRFGAGGEAIARRVADHISGGAALVPDPNGTAGAVVVVIGTDFTTVHDQPAPEGSVDAGRTTVATTGGASAAGDFGAAATSTTVAGYATGEPPVGVRC, via the coding sequence ATGACGCCTGCTTCTTCTCCTCGGGCGCGCCCCCGCCCGTGGTTCCAGCGCTTAGTGCTGGCGCTGGGGGTGGGCATCGTGGGCACCTTGGTGGGAGTGGCCCTGGTGGCGGGCTACGTGGGTATTCGCTTTGGCCAAATCGGCCGGGTGGACAACATCGACTTGCAGAGCGCGGCGGCGGGCGAACCGGCCAACTATTTGATCGTGGGCACCGACAGCCGGGCGGGCCTGGATGCGAGCGACCCTGACGCGGGGAGTTTTCTCGGCGATGCCGGGTGCAACTGCACCGACACGATCATGGTGGTGCGCGTGGACCCCAACGAGGGCACCGCCAGCATTCTGTCGTTCCCGCGCGACCTCTATCTACCGATTGCCGGGAGCGGTAAGACGGCGCGAATCAACACGGCTCACGGTCAGGGAGTACAGGTGCTGATCGACACCATCGAGGAAAACTTCGACATCCCCATCAACCATTACGCCGAGATCGATTTCGTGGGCTTTGAGGAACTGGTGGACGCGGTGGGCGGTGTTCCGATGTGGTTCGACGCACCCGTGCGCGATTCGCATACCGGGCTGTCGATCCCCGGAGCGAAGTGCCAGGTGCTCGATGGGCAGACCGCCCGGCGGTTCGTGCGGTCGCGGTACCTGCAGTACCGAGACGCTGACGGCCAGTGGACCACCGACGGAACCGCCGACCTGGGGCGCATCACCCGACAACAGATCTTCATCCGGCGTGCTGTCGCCAAGGCGGTGAGCAAGGGGTTGACTAATCCCGTCACGCTGAACACTCTGGTGGGGGCGGGGGTATCGAGTGTGCAACTCGACGGCGGGCTGAGTGCCGGTGATCTACTCGGACTCGGGAAGAAGTTTGCTCGCTTCAACGCCGAGGACCTCGAGGGATTCGCCATTCCGTCGCACCCGAAGACCACCAGTGGCGGGGCGATGGTGGAGATCCCCGACATGCGAGAGGCCGAGCCGTACCTCAACATCTTCCGAGGTTTGCCGATCGGGACGGTGACCCCGGGGGTGATCGACGTGACGGTGCTGAACGGTTCGGGAGTAACGGGCCGGGCGGCCGATGCCGCCGGGGCGTTGCAGAAGGTGGGCTTCACCATCACCGACATCGACACGTACAGCAGGAGCGATGTGGGGCGCACCACGGTTCGTTTCGGGGCTGGCGGTGAGGCGATCGCCCGTCGGGTGGCCGACCACATCTCCGGGGGGGCGGCGCTGGTGCCCGATCCCAATGGGACGGCGGGGGCGGTGGTGGTGGTGATTGGTACCGACTTCACCACCGTGCACGATCAGCCCGCCCCCGAGGGCTCGGTCGATGCGGGTCGCACCACCGTCGCTACTACCGGGGGCGCGTCGGCCGCTGGTGATTTTGGAGCCGCCGCCACCAGTACCACCGTGGCCGGGT